The following are encoded together in the Streptomyces rapamycinicus NRRL 5491 genome:
- the dgoD gene encoding galactonate dehydratase — protein sequence MKIARIETFLAPPRWMFVRVETDEGVVGWGEPVIEGRAEPVRAAVEVLTEYLIGRDPMRIEDHWQVMTKGGFYRGGPVLSSAVSGLDQALWDIKGKHYGVPVYQLLGGPVRERIRAYAWIGGDEPEEIRDALTAQIEAGFTAVKMNGCGRMTPVATRAEIRAAVRRAETAREVLGDDRDFGLDFHGRVSPANARRLLPLLAEAAPLFVEEPVLSEHMDIVPDLVNASPIPIALGERLYSRREFIAPLRAGVAILQPDISHAGGISELRRIAALAEPHGAQLAPHCPLGPVALAASLQIAFTTPNFLIQEQSIGIHYNQGAELLDYVADPEPFRFTAGQLSRTDRPGLGIEVDEAAVRAADRRGHAWRNPVWRHADGSLAEW from the coding sequence GTGAAGATCGCTCGTATCGAGACATTCCTGGCCCCGCCGCGCTGGATGTTCGTCCGGGTGGAGACCGACGAGGGGGTGGTCGGCTGGGGTGAGCCGGTGATCGAGGGGCGGGCCGAACCGGTCCGCGCCGCGGTCGAGGTGCTCACGGAGTATCTGATCGGCCGGGACCCGATGCGGATCGAGGACCACTGGCAGGTGATGACCAAGGGTGGCTTCTACCGTGGCGGACCGGTCCTCTCCAGCGCCGTCTCCGGGCTCGACCAGGCGCTGTGGGACATCAAGGGCAAGCACTACGGCGTACCGGTGTACCAGCTGCTCGGCGGTCCGGTGCGAGAGCGGATCCGCGCCTACGCCTGGATCGGCGGGGATGAGCCCGAGGAGATCCGCGACGCGCTCACCGCCCAGATCGAGGCGGGGTTCACCGCTGTCAAGATGAACGGCTGCGGCCGGATGACCCCGGTCGCCACCCGCGCGGAGATACGCGCCGCGGTGCGCCGCGCCGAGACCGCCCGTGAGGTCCTCGGCGACGATCGCGACTTCGGCCTCGACTTCCACGGCCGGGTCTCTCCCGCCAACGCCCGCCGGCTGCTGCCGCTGCTCGCCGAGGCGGCGCCCCTGTTCGTCGAGGAGCCGGTGCTCTCCGAGCACATGGACATCGTCCCGGACCTGGTGAACGCCTCCCCCATCCCCATCGCGCTCGGTGAACGCCTGTACTCGCGACGCGAGTTCATCGCCCCGCTGCGGGCCGGGGTGGCCATCCTCCAGCCCGATATCTCCCATGCGGGCGGCATCTCCGAACTGCGGCGCATCGCCGCCCTCGCCGAGCCCCACGGCGCCCAGCTCGCCCCGCACTGCCCGCTCGGCCCGGTGGCGCTCGCCGCCAGTCTCCAGATCGCCTTCACCACCCCGAACTTCCTCATCCAGGAACAGAGCATCGGCATCCACTACAACCAGGGCGCCGAACTCCTGGACTACGTGGCCGATCCGGAGCCCTTCCGGTTCACCGCCGGGCAGCTCTCGCGCACCGACCGCCCGGGGCTCGGGATCGAGGTGGACGAGGCCGCGGTGCGCGCCGCCGACCGCCGTGGCCACGCCTGGCGGAATCCGGTGTGGCGCCACGCGGACGGCTCGCTCGCCGAGTGGTGA
- a CDS encoding pyruvate carboxylase: MFRKVLVANRGEIAIRAFRAGYELGARTVAVFPHEDRNSLHRLKADEAYEIGEPGHPVRAYLSVEEIVNAARQAGADAVYPGYGFLSENPDLARACEEAGITFVGPSAQILELTGNKARAVAAARAAGVPVLGSSEPSTDVDELVRAADELGFPVFVKAVAGGGGRGMRRVESRETLRESIEAAAREAESAFGDSTVFLEKAVVEPRHIEVQILADGQGGVIHLFERDCSVQRRHQKVIELAPAPNLDPELRARICEDAVKFAREIGYRNAGTVEFLLDRDGRHVFIEMNPRIQVEHTVTEEITDVDLVQSQLRIAAGQTLSDLGLAQDTVYLRGAALQCRITTEDPANGFRPDTGMISAYRSPGGSGIRLDGGTTHSGAEISAHFDSMLVKLTCRGRDFATAVGRARRAVAEFRIRGVSTNIPFLQAVLDDPDFRAGQVTTSFIEQRPHLLTARHSADRGTKLLTYLADITVNKPHGERPHLIDATTKLPPVPDTEPPAGSKQLLTELGPEGFARRLRESPTIGITDTTFRDAHQSLLATRVRSKDLLAVAPVVARTVPQLLSLECWGGATYDVALRFLAEDPWERLAKLREAVPNICLQMLLRGRNTVGYTPYPTEVTTSFVREATATGIDIFRIFDALNDIGQMRPAIDAVRETNSAIAEVALCYTSDLSDPSERLYTLDYYLRLAEQIVDAGAHVLAIKDMAGLLRAPAAVKLVSALRREFDLPVHIHTHDTAGGQLATYLAAVQAGADAVDGAVASMAGTTSQPSLSAIVAATDHSDRPTGLDLEAIGGLEPYWEAVRKIYAPFEAGLASPTGRVYHHEIPGGQLSNLRTQAIALGLGDRFEDIEAMYTAADRILGHLVKVTPSSKVVGDLALHLVGAGVSPEDFEAEPGRYDIPDSVIGFLRGELGNPPGGWPEPFRGKALEGRAAAKPVAAELSTEDREQLEKDPRATLNRLLFPGPTKEFEAHRQAHGDTSVLDSKDFFYGLRPRHEYTVDLEPGVRLLIELEAIGDADERGMRTVMASLNGQLRPVQVRDTSAASDVPATEKADRSDPGHVAAPFAGVVTLAVAEGDQVEAGATIGTIEAMKMEATIAAPKGGTVSRIAINTIQQVEGGDLLVALS; the protein is encoded by the coding sequence ATGTTCCGCAAGGTGCTGGTCGCCAATCGTGGTGAGATCGCCATTCGCGCCTTCCGCGCCGGCTATGAGCTGGGCGCGAGAACCGTCGCCGTGTTCCCGCACGAGGACCGCAACTCACTGCACCGGCTGAAGGCCGATGAGGCGTACGAGATCGGTGAGCCGGGCCATCCGGTGCGGGCCTATCTCTCCGTCGAGGAGATCGTCAACGCGGCGCGCCAGGCGGGCGCGGACGCGGTGTACCCCGGATACGGTTTCCTGTCCGAGAATCCCGATCTCGCGCGCGCGTGCGAGGAGGCGGGGATCACATTCGTGGGGCCCAGCGCGCAGATCCTGGAGCTCACCGGGAACAAGGCGCGCGCGGTGGCCGCGGCCCGTGCGGCCGGGGTGCCGGTGCTCGGCTCCTCCGAGCCGTCGACCGATGTGGACGAGCTGGTCCGGGCCGCGGACGAGCTCGGCTTCCCGGTGTTCGTCAAGGCCGTCGCCGGTGGCGGCGGGCGCGGGATGCGCAGGGTCGAGAGCCGGGAGACGCTGCGCGAGTCCATCGAAGCGGCGGCGCGGGAGGCCGAGTCCGCCTTCGGTGACTCCACGGTCTTCCTGGAGAAGGCGGTGGTGGAGCCCCGCCATATCGAGGTGCAGATCCTCGCCGACGGGCAGGGCGGTGTCATCCATCTCTTCGAGCGCGACTGTTCGGTGCAGCGGCGCCACCAGAAGGTGATCGAGCTGGCCCCCGCGCCCAACCTCGATCCGGAGCTGCGGGCCCGGATCTGCGAGGACGCGGTGAAGTTCGCCCGGGAGATCGGCTATCGCAACGCCGGTACGGTGGAGTTCCTGCTGGACCGCGACGGCCGCCATGTGTTCATCGAGATGAATCCGCGGATCCAGGTCGAGCACACGGTGACCGAGGAGATCACCGATGTGGATCTCGTCCAGTCCCAGCTGCGGATCGCCGCCGGTCAGACGCTGTCCGACCTCGGCCTCGCCCAGGACACCGTCTATCTGCGGGGGGCGGCGCTGCAGTGCCGGATCACCACCGAGGACCCGGCCAACGGCTTCCGCCCGGACACCGGGATGATCAGCGCGTACCGCTCCCCGGGCGGCTCGGGCATCCGGCTGGACGGTGGCACCACCCACTCCGGTGCGGAGATCAGCGCCCATTTCGACTCGATGCTGGTCAAGCTGACCTGCCGGGGGCGGGACTTCGCCACCGCGGTCGGCCGCGCCCGGCGCGCGGTGGCCGAGTTCCGCATCCGCGGGGTGTCCACCAACATCCCCTTCCTCCAGGCGGTGCTGGACGATCCGGACTTCCGGGCCGGGCAGGTCACCACCTCGTTCATCGAGCAGCGGCCGCATCTGCTGACGGCGCGCCACTCCGCCGACCGCGGCACCAAGCTGCTCACCTATCTCGCCGACATCACGGTGAACAAGCCCCATGGCGAGCGGCCCCATCTGATCGACGCGACCACCAAGCTGCCCCCGGTGCCGGACACCGAGCCGCCCGCCGGCTCCAAGCAGCTGCTCACCGAGCTGGGTCCGGAGGGCTTCGCGCGCCGGCTGCGCGAGTCGCCCACCATCGGTATCACCGACACCACCTTCCGGGACGCGCACCAGTCGCTGCTGGCCACCCGGGTCCGCAGCAAGGACCTGCTGGCCGTGGCCCCGGTGGTGGCGCGGACCGTGCCACAGCTGCTGTCGCTGGAGTGCTGGGGCGGGGCCACCTACGACGTGGCGCTGCGCTTCCTCGCCGAGGACCCCTGGGAGCGGCTGGCCAAGCTGCGCGAGGCGGTGCCCAACATCTGTCTCCAGATGCTGCTGCGCGGTCGCAACACCGTGGGCTACACGCCGTACCCGACGGAGGTGACCACCTCCTTCGTACGGGAGGCCACGGCCACCGGGATCGACATCTTCCGGATCTTCGACGCGCTGAACGACATCGGGCAGATGCGGCCCGCGATCGACGCGGTACGGGAGACCAACTCCGCGATCGCCGAGGTGGCGCTCTGCTACACCTCCGACCTGTCCGATCCCTCGGAGCGGCTCTACACCCTCGACTACTATCTGCGGCTCGCCGAGCAGATCGTGGACGCGGGCGCGCATGTGCTGGCCATCAAGGACATGGCGGGACTGCTGCGCGCCCCGGCCGCGGTGAAGCTGGTCTCCGCGCTGCGCCGGGAGTTCGACCTGCCGGTGCACATCCACACCCATGACACCGCGGGCGGTCAGCTCGCCACCTATCTCGCGGCGGTCCAGGCCGGTGCGGACGCGGTGGACGGCGCGGTGGCCTCCATGGCGGGCACCACCTCGCAGCCGTCGCTGTCGGCGATCGTGGCCGCCACCGACCACTCCGACCGGCCGACCGGGCTCGACCTCGAGGCGATCGGCGGACTGGAGCCGTACTGGGAGGCCGTGCGCAAGATCTACGCACCGTTCGAGGCGGGTCTCGCCTCGCCGACCGGACGGGTGTACCACCACGAGATCCCCGGCGGTCAGCTGTCCAATCTGCGCACCCAGGCCATCGCGCTGGGGCTCGGCGACCGCTTCGAGGACATCGAGGCGATGTACACCGCGGCGGACCGGATCCTGGGTCATCTGGTGAAGGTCACCCCGTCGTCGAAGGTGGTCGGCGACCTCGCGCTGCACCTGGTGGGGGCGGGGGTGTCGCCGGAGGACTTCGAGGCGGAGCCGGGCCGGTACGACATCCCGGACTCGGTCATCGGGTTCCTCCGCGGCGAGCTGGGCAATCCGCCGGGCGGCTGGCCCGAGCCGTTCCGCGGCAAGGCGCTGGAGGGCCGTGCCGCCGCCAAGCCGGTGGCCGCGGAGCTGTCCACGGAGGACCGGGAGCAGTTGGAGAAGGATCCGCGGGCCACGCTGAACCGGCTGCTGTTCCCCGGCCCGACCAAGGAGTTCGAGGCGCACCGGCAGGCCCATGGCGACACCAGCGTGCTGGACAGCAAGGACTTCTTCTACGGGCTGCGCCCGCGGCACGAGTACACGGTGGACCTCGAGCCCGGTGTCCGGCTGCTGATCGAGCTGGAGGCCATCGGCGACGCCGACGAGCGCGGCATGCGCACGGTGATGGCCTCGCTGAACGGGCAGTTGCGCCCGGTCCAGGTGCGGGACACCTCGGCGGCCTCCGATGTGCCGGCCACCGAGAAGGCCGACCGGAGCGACCCCGGCCATGTGGCGGCGCCCTTCGCGGGTGTGGTGACACTGGCGGTGGCCGAGGGCGATCAGGTGGAGGCCGGTGCCACCATCGGCACGATCGAGGCGATGAAGATGGAGGCCACCATCGCGGCCCCGAAGGGCGGGACCGTGTCGCGCATCGCCATCAACACGATTCAGCAGGTGGAGGGCGGCGATCTGCTGGTCGCCCTGAGCTGA
- a CDS encoding NACHT domain-containing protein → MEPGTIGVGARAASAAAGPLIRRLFAQPAPGAELVHQPVRISGLVAWRGEKRTLTEDDVRKLVEELVERAATADPNEPAVPEGERQAVTDALTTTLLALGHIGMGDVQAVRLGYRTLAHTLKKRVPQATRQLSSDGTHLYNSLLDLSCLQILHFFSQRSTFIARTLAEATQQLQEQSRQLGILLERVPQPVRDAGFEHRYSEHIVDKHGMLRILGLRLRHQEGDSWPLDAAYLSLEATAPEGPAPESLAPEGLGAYHHPRPTSVAPRRVEMLLQGQRRVLLRGHAGSGKTTLLQWLATTTARRAFPAELDEYNDCVPFVLQLRTLTRREALPSPAGFLAAVGSVLADAQPDGWAVRTLESGRALLLIDGVDEVTQHHRERTREWLRELLAAYPDVRCLVTVRPSAVQDGWLRREGFAELCLLPMGRDDIAAFIRHWHRAARAESAGEQERARLDALRTALTETVAVNQSIARLAENPLMCALICALHRDEQARLPRDRKGLYESALELLLVRRDAHRSIDAPEGIHLSKEAQLRLLSRIAAWFTLQKQSEAEQEDVVEGVLAETLPSIREAQEQGGPQEIFRYLLLRSGLLHAPTEDSVAFIHRTFQDYLGAKALQETRYFNTMVRNAHDNQWEDVIRMAVAHGDRKQCGQLLRKLIKRGDDVRRHRHRLHLLAAACLEHATELDPEVRRDVEERMASLIPPRTVEDGHTLAAAGSVVLDLLPKEPDGLGDAEVAAVVATVCRIGGEPALGRLKRFRHHPSPAVHGQFIEAWDTFDCGLFAQEILAHLPENSLFTASSRDQLHELRRMGGRATVQCAGPIRTVDFATELVPDVLKRLSVFNNPLLDDLAFLRTLPRLTELMIGHCPEVRSVEGLAGLPIALLALYATTALDGMEALGSLTALETLALDLPLPCGALGDLPVDAPLTALYVGPATYATSGMRGIARWPTLRHISLFDSVRLSAADRSEILSLPQVESLSLTGESVARMRDAVPMPDVSHLSLAGALEAEDLTPLRDAFPGLRRLFLSWRPGQGPVVDLTPLSGMRELIVQVSNAELVKGVGRFPDGRALVVPAPSR, encoded by the coding sequence ATGGAGCCAGGAACCATCGGCGTCGGGGCGCGCGCGGCCTCGGCGGCGGCCGGTCCGCTGATCCGCAGACTGTTCGCCCAGCCGGCCCCGGGCGCCGAGCTGGTCCACCAGCCGGTGCGCATCTCCGGCCTGGTGGCCTGGCGGGGCGAGAAGCGGACCCTGACCGAGGACGACGTCCGCAAACTGGTCGAGGAACTGGTCGAGCGCGCGGCCACCGCCGACCCCAATGAGCCCGCCGTCCCCGAGGGCGAGCGTCAGGCCGTCACCGACGCGCTGACGACGACCCTGCTGGCCCTGGGCCATATCGGCATGGGTGACGTCCAGGCCGTACGCCTGGGGTACCGCACCCTCGCCCACACCCTCAAGAAGCGGGTCCCGCAGGCCACCCGCCAGCTCAGCTCGGACGGCACCCACCTCTACAACAGCCTGCTGGACCTCAGCTGTCTGCAGATCCTCCACTTCTTCAGCCAGCGCTCCACCTTCATCGCCCGCACCCTGGCCGAGGCCACCCAGCAGCTCCAGGAGCAGTCCCGGCAGCTCGGCATCCTCCTGGAGCGGGTCCCGCAGCCGGTGCGGGACGCCGGCTTCGAGCACCGCTACAGCGAGCACATCGTCGACAAGCACGGCATGCTCCGGATCCTCGGCCTCAGACTGCGCCACCAGGAAGGCGACAGCTGGCCCCTGGACGCCGCCTATCTGAGCCTGGAGGCCACCGCCCCCGAAGGCCCCGCCCCCGAGAGCCTCGCGCCCGAAGGCCTCGGCGCCTACCACCACCCCCGGCCGACCTCGGTGGCCCCGCGCCGGGTGGAGATGCTGCTCCAGGGGCAGCGCCGGGTACTGCTGCGCGGCCACGCCGGATCGGGGAAGACCACCCTGCTGCAGTGGCTCGCCACCACCACGGCCCGCCGCGCCTTCCCGGCCGAGCTCGACGAGTACAACGACTGCGTCCCCTTCGTCCTCCAACTGCGCACGCTCACCCGGCGCGAGGCGCTGCCCAGCCCCGCCGGCTTCCTCGCCGCGGTGGGCAGCGTCCTCGCCGACGCCCAGCCGGACGGCTGGGCGGTCCGCACCCTGGAGTCCGGGCGCGCCCTGCTGCTGATCGACGGGGTGGACGAGGTGACCCAGCACCACCGGGAGCGCACCCGGGAGTGGCTGCGCGAACTGCTCGCGGCCTACCCCGACGTGCGCTGCCTGGTGACCGTGCGCCCCTCCGCCGTCCAGGACGGCTGGCTGCGCCGCGAGGGGTTCGCCGAGCTGTGCCTGCTGCCCATGGGACGCGACGACATCGCCGCGTTCATCAGGCACTGGCACCGCGCGGCACGCGCCGAGTCCGCCGGTGAGCAGGAGCGCGCCCGGCTCGACGCGCTGCGGACGGCGCTCACCGAGACCGTGGCCGTCAACCAGAGCATCGCCCGGCTCGCCGAGAACCCCCTGATGTGCGCGCTGATCTGCGCCCTGCACCGGGACGAGCAGGCGCGGTTGCCACGGGACCGCAAGGGGCTCTACGAATCGGCGCTCGAACTGCTGCTGGTCCGGCGGGACGCCCACCGCAGCATCGACGCCCCCGAGGGCATCCACCTGTCCAAGGAGGCCCAGCTGCGGCTGCTCTCCCGCATCGCCGCCTGGTTCACGCTGCAGAAGCAGTCGGAAGCCGAGCAGGAGGACGTGGTCGAGGGCGTCCTCGCCGAGACGCTCCCCTCCATCCGGGAGGCCCAGGAGCAGGGCGGACCACAGGAGATCTTCCGCTATCTGCTGCTGCGCAGCGGACTGCTGCACGCCCCGACCGAGGACTCGGTCGCCTTCATCCACCGCACCTTCCAGGACTACCTGGGCGCCAAGGCGCTCCAGGAGACCCGCTACTTCAACACGATGGTGCGCAACGCCCACGACAACCAGTGGGAGGACGTCATCCGCATGGCGGTCGCCCACGGGGACCGCAAACAGTGCGGGCAGCTGCTGCGCAAGCTCATCAAACGCGGCGACGACGTGCGCAGGCACCGCCACCGCCTCCACCTGCTGGCGGCCGCGTGCCTGGAACACGCCACCGAACTGGACCCCGAGGTCCGGCGGGATGTGGAGGAGCGGATGGCCTCGCTCATCCCGCCGCGCACCGTCGAGGACGGCCACACCCTGGCGGCCGCCGGATCCGTGGTGCTGGATCTGCTGCCCAAGGAGCCGGACGGGCTGGGGGACGCGGAAGTGGCGGCCGTGGTGGCCACGGTCTGCCGGATCGGCGGCGAGCCCGCCCTGGGCCGCCTCAAGCGGTTCCGCCACCATCCCTCGCCCGCGGTCCACGGGCAGTTCATCGAGGCGTGGGACACCTTCGACTGCGGACTGTTCGCCCAGGAGATCCTGGCCCACCTGCCGGAGAACTCGCTGTTCACGGCGAGCTCCCGCGATCAGCTCCATGAGCTGCGCCGGATGGGCGGCCGGGCCACCGTCCAGTGCGCCGGCCCGATCAGGACCGTGGACTTCGCCACCGAGCTGGTGCCTGACGTCCTCAAACGCCTCAGCGTCTTCAACAACCCGCTCCTGGACGACCTGGCCTTTCTGCGCACCCTCCCGAGGCTCACGGAGCTGATGATCGGCCACTGCCCGGAGGTCAGAAGCGTCGAGGGGCTCGCCGGTCTGCCGATCGCCCTCCTCGCGCTGTACGCGACCACCGCGCTCGACGGCATGGAGGCCCTCGGCTCGCTGACCGCCCTGGAGACGCTGGCGCTCGATCTTCCACTGCCGTGCGGCGCGCTCGGCGATCTGCCCGTGGACGCGCCCCTCACCGCGCTCTACGTCGGCCCGGCCACGTATGCCACCTCCGGGATGCGGGGCATCGCGCGATGGCCGACCCTGCGGCACATCTCGCTCTTCGACTCGGTACGGCTCTCGGCGGCCGACCGGTCCGAAATCCTCTCCCTGCCACAGGTGGAGTCCCTCAGTCTCACCGGGGAGAGCGTCGCCCGGATGCGCGACGCCGTGCCGATGCCGGACGTCTCCCATCTCTCCCTCGCGGGCGCCCTGGAGGCCGAGGACCTCACCCCGCTGCGTGACGCGTTTCCGGGGCTGCGGCGGCTGTTCCTGTCCTGGCGCCCGGGCCAGGGGCCGGTGGTGGACCTGACGCCGCTGAGCGGGATGCGGGAGCTGATCGTGCAGGTGAGCAATGCCGAGCTGGTCAAGGGCGTGGGCCGGTTCCCGGACGGCCGCGCCCTGGTGGTCCCGGCGCCGTCGCGCTGA
- a CDS encoding GMC oxidoreductase, which produces MTANLTRRHILGLAALQSAAALGLTRIGLTPAAAAESADHFPAVVIGSGYGGAVAALRLGEAGIRTLVVEMGRLWDDPGPDGRVYCSMTAPDQRSMWFKRRTEAPLSTFLWLDVINKDITPYPGVLDRVRYPGMSVYVGRGVGGGSLVNGGIAVTPPRSYFQQMLPQVAADPMYDTYFPLANRMLGATTVPSAWFEATEWYTYARVARAQAAKAGLKTVFVPNVYDFDYMRREADGTAAKSALAQEVIYGNNFGKRSLDKTYIAAALGTGQVTLQTLSRARALRRAPDGTYVLTVERVDTTGTVVATDEITCNSLFLGAGSLGTTELLLRARETGALPGLSAEVGRGWGGNGNVMLGRANHVWNPTGAKQSTIPVMAIDDWSNATNPVFAEIAPLPAGLETWVSLYLAITRNPERATFTYDATKDTAVLNWTRAQSAPSVAAAKALFDRVNSANVTIYRYDLFGDTRAFADDFCYHPLGGCVLGRATDAYGRVTGYDGLYVTDGSLIPGSIGVNPFVTITALAERTMARVLAEDPVGGR; this is translated from the coding sequence ATGACAGCAAATCTGACGCGTCGTCATATTCTTGGTCTGGCCGCCCTGCAGAGCGCGGCGGCCCTCGGACTCACCCGTATCGGACTCACCCCGGCGGCCGCCGCCGAGAGCGCCGACCACTTCCCGGCCGTCGTCATCGGCTCCGGCTACGGCGGGGCCGTGGCCGCGCTCCGGCTCGGCGAGGCGGGCATCAGAACGCTCGTCGTGGAGATGGGCCGGTTATGGGACGACCCGGGCCCCGACGGCCGGGTCTACTGCTCGATGACCGCCCCCGACCAGCGCTCCATGTGGTTCAAGAGGAGAACTGAGGCACCCCTGTCCACCTTCCTGTGGCTGGACGTCATCAACAAGGACATCACCCCCTACCCCGGCGTCCTGGACCGCGTCCGCTACCCCGGCATGTCCGTCTACGTGGGCCGCGGGGTCGGCGGCGGCTCGCTGGTCAACGGCGGTATCGCGGTCACCCCGCCGCGCTCGTACTTCCAGCAGATGCTGCCGCAGGTGGCCGCGGACCCGATGTACGACACCTACTTCCCGCTGGCCAACCGCATGCTCGGCGCCACCACCGTGCCGTCGGCCTGGTTCGAGGCCACCGAGTGGTACACCTACGCCCGGGTCGCCCGCGCCCAGGCCGCCAAGGCGGGCCTGAAGACCGTCTTCGTGCCCAACGTCTACGACTTCGACTACATGCGGCGCGAGGCCGACGGAACGGCGGCCAAGTCCGCGCTCGCCCAAGAGGTCATCTACGGCAACAACTTCGGCAAGCGCAGCCTCGACAAGACCTATATCGCCGCCGCGCTCGGCACCGGTCAGGTCACCCTGCAGACGCTGAGCCGCGCCCGCGCCCTGCGGCGGGCGCCGGACGGCACCTATGTGCTCACCGTGGAGCGCGTCGACACCACCGGCACCGTCGTCGCCACCGACGAGATCACCTGCAACTCGCTGTTCCTCGGCGCCGGCAGCCTCGGCACCACCGAACTCCTGCTGCGCGCCCGGGAGACCGGCGCCCTCCCCGGGCTGAGCGCGGAGGTCGGCCGGGGCTGGGGCGGCAACGGCAATGTCATGCTGGGCCGCGCCAACCACGTGTGGAACCCGACCGGCGCCAAGCAGTCCACCATCCCGGTGATGGCGATCGACGACTGGTCCAACGCCACCAATCCGGTCTTCGCCGAGATCGCCCCGCTGCCGGCCGGCCTCGAGACCTGGGTCAGCCTCTACCTCGCCATCACCCGGAACCCCGAGCGCGCCACCTTCACGTATGACGCGACGAAGGACACCGCCGTACTCAACTGGACCCGCGCCCAGAGCGCTCCCTCCGTGGCCGCGGCCAAGGCGCTCTTCGACCGTGTCAACTCCGCGAACGTCACCATCTACCGCTATGACCTCTTCGGTGACACCCGGGCCTTCGCCGACGACTTCTGCTACCACCCGCTGGGTGGCTGCGTCCTGGGCCGGGCCACCGACGCGTACGGCCGGGTGACCGGCTACGACGGGCTCTATGTGACCGACGGCTCCCTCATCCCGGGCTCCATCGGCGTCAATCCGTTCGTCACCATCACCGCCCTGGCCGAGCGCACCATGGCCCGGGTCCTGGCCGAGGACCCCGTCGGTGGCCGGTGA
- a CDS encoding TetR/AcrR family transcriptional regulator yields MTAVTASSGRKVPRGRIDKRQAILDAAFTVFARRGYAQSCVQEIANEAGVAKPTVYNHLTDKETLFRHAIEAAADAVMAENLAVVERLREPGDDLRAALEDMAYRMLQVCCGERSRALRRLTYAQAADFPDLIETVQGRTAIRLGEALADRLARLSLSGRLRPGDPAQAAEQLLALLTGPMEVRSRLGTHKVATAETRTVARSAVDTFLRAYGTAATGHP; encoded by the coding sequence ATGACGGCAGTGACAGCCTCGTCCGGGCGTAAGGTTCCGCGAGGGCGCATCGACAAGCGGCAGGCGATCCTTGACGCCGCGTTCACCGTCTTCGCGCGCCGGGGGTACGCACAGTCGTGTGTCCAGGAGATCGCGAATGAGGCGGGGGTCGCCAAGCCCACGGTGTACAACCACCTCACCGACAAGGAGACCTTGTTCCGCCATGCCATCGAGGCCGCCGCCGATGCCGTGATGGCGGAGAACCTCGCCGTCGTCGAGCGGCTGCGCGAGCCGGGCGACGATCTGCGCGCCGCCCTGGAGGACATGGCGTACCGGATGCTCCAGGTGTGCTGCGGTGAGCGGTCCCGTGCGCTACGGCGGCTCACCTACGCCCAGGCGGCCGACTTCCCCGATCTGATCGAGACCGTCCAGGGGCGTACGGCCATCCGGCTCGGTGAGGCGCTGGCCGACCGGCTGGCCCGGCTGTCGCTGTCCGGGCGGCTGCGGCCGGGTGATCCGGCGCAGGCCGCGGAGCAGTTGCTCGCGCTGCTCACCGGCCCCATGGAGGTGAGGTCCCGGCTGGGCACCCACAAGGTCGCCACGGCCGAGACGCGCACGGTCGCCCGGTCCGCGGTGGACACCTTTCTGCGGGCATACGGAACCGCCGCCACCGGCCACCCCTGA